The Geothrix sp. genome has a window encoding:
- the gdhA gene encoding NADP-specific glutamate dehydrogenase — MSQYVNEVLEGLKKKAPWESLFIQAATEILHSLAPVLEKEPKYKKNAILERMVEPERAISFRVPWVDDKGQIRIHNGWRVQFNSAIGPYKGGIRFHPNVTLDTLKFLGFEQIFKNSLTGLPMGGGKGGSNFDPNGKSDAEVMRFCQSFMMELFRHIGPDTDVPAGDIGVGGREVGYMFGMYKKLANEFTGVLTGKGQYWGGSLVRPEATGYGVVYFAEEALKTKGDSMQGKKVAVSGFGNVAWGAVTKATQLGAKVVTISGPDGYIYDADGISGEKIEYMTEMLRIDRMSVAPYAQKFKTAQFHAGKRPWEQKVDVALPCAIQNELNLDEAKNLMANGCKAVIEGANMPSTLDAVEFFQANTGKILFSPGKASNAGGVATSGLEMSQNSMRLGWTAEEVDARLHQIMINIHKSCADAAARFGTPGNYVNGANIAGFIKVADSMIDQGLV, encoded by the coding sequence ATGAGCCAGTATGTCAACGAAGTCCTTGAGGGCCTCAAGAAGAAGGCCCCCTGGGAAAGCCTCTTCATCCAGGCGGCCACCGAGATCCTCCACTCCCTCGCCCCGGTCCTCGAGAAGGAGCCCAAGTACAAGAAGAACGCGATCCTCGAGCGCATGGTCGAGCCCGAGCGCGCCATCTCCTTCCGCGTGCCCTGGGTGGACGACAAGGGTCAGATCCGCATCCACAACGGCTGGCGCGTGCAGTTCAACAGCGCCATCGGGCCCTACAAGGGCGGCATCCGCTTCCACCCCAATGTCACCCTCGACACGCTGAAGTTCCTGGGCTTCGAGCAGATCTTCAAGAACAGCCTCACCGGCCTGCCCATGGGCGGCGGCAAGGGCGGCTCCAACTTCGATCCCAACGGCAAGTCGGACGCTGAAGTGATGCGCTTCTGCCAGTCCTTCATGATGGAGCTCTTCCGCCACATCGGCCCCGACACGGATGTGCCCGCGGGCGACATCGGCGTGGGCGGCCGCGAAGTCGGCTACATGTTCGGCATGTACAAGAAGCTCGCCAACGAGTTCACCGGCGTGCTCACCGGCAAGGGCCAGTACTGGGGCGGCAGCCTCGTGCGCCCCGAAGCCACGGGCTACGGCGTGGTCTACTTCGCCGAAGAGGCCCTGAAGACCAAGGGCGACAGCATGCAGGGCAAGAAGGTGGCCGTGTCCGGTTTTGGCAATGTCGCCTGGGGCGCTGTCACCAAGGCCACCCAGCTGGGCGCCAAGGTCGTCACCATCTCCGGCCCCGACGGCTACATCTATGACGCCGACGGCATCAGCGGCGAGAAGATCGAGTACATGACCGAGATGCTCCGCATCGACCGCATGTCCGTGGCCCCCTACGCCCAGAAGTTCAAGACCGCCCAGTTCCACGCGGGCAAGCGCCCCTGGGAGCAGAAGGTCGATGTGGCCCTGCCCTGCGCCATCCAGAACGAGCTGAACCTCGACGAGGCCAAGAACCTGATGGCCAACGGCTGCAAGGCCGTCATCGAAGGCGCCAACATGCCCAGCACCCTGGATGCGGTGGAGTTCTTCCAGGCCAACACGGGCAAGATCCTCTTCTCCCCCGGCAAGGCCTCCAACGCCGGCGGCGTGGCCACCTCGGGCCTGGAGATGAGCCAGAACTCCATGCGCCTGGGCTGGACCGCCGAGGAAGTGGATGCCCGCCTGCACCAGATCATGATCAACATCCACAAGTCCTGCGCCGACGCGGCTGCCCGCTTCGGCACCCCCGGCAACTATGTGAACGGCGCGAACATCGCCGGCTTCATCAAGGTGGCCGACTCCATGATCGACCAGGGGCTCGTGTAG
- a CDS encoding PEP/pyruvate-binding domain-containing protein, translating to MISREFNEIFHKYATDKEIFHDLMPLRAREILLVAPAFDAFTLEQDGLLTEILFEGYYQLNMSNPPRVTNVSTVDEALEKCASRHFDMIIVMSRLGQGGHIELSRALRKADAKIPIYLLLNDNVEVGVMDRRRQDLLRHYDQIFVWNGNSEIFMAMVKFMEDSANVLNDTRVGLTRVILLVEDSIRYYSRYLPILYSEILKQTTRLAKDQNVDRMARTLAMRVRPKVILATSYEEAMAFCDQFQDCLLCVISDRKYPKGGVLDREAGIKLIRALKERIPDLPTLLQSSDPLKESWATALNSGFLNKNSYTLGAELSSFFYERLGFGDFIFRDKQGAEIARATNMEDLREKLRSVPVETLVYHASRNHFSAWIMARGEVQVAKVLAKFRISDYRDPEEMRTFLINVGDYVQRMKTLGKVVPLTDSTPKDEPNILRLAAGSMGGKGRGVAFTHSLLSRLDLESQIPGATIRIPRSAIIGTGEFTDFINRHDLRQMLQEEADDDVIKRRFLAGSLTPELMAKLRLFLAKHATVPLAVRSSGLLEDSLSHPFAGLYNTFFLPNNHPDPAVREAQLAEAIKLVYASVYSKASRSYFQAIDYKIEEEQMAILIQEVSGSRFGDRFYPHLSGVAQSFNYYPVAYTQPQDGIANIAVGLGKYVVEGGKAYRFAPPYPEMDMLPPKEQLRTTQKHFYALDMSRTSVDLYGGEDGTLLHLDIQEAEKDGALHHCASVWDWNDDRIHDGLDAPGPRIVNFRNILKYDQFPLAQILQRLLELVREAMETPVEIEFAVNLDPDPQTGKPTFTLLQIKHQLLESGDVNLSTADLDPAELFLFSERCVGNGIVEGLRDIVWVDPEGFDKFETPALAAELEKLNDRFRAEAGKYVLLGPGRWGSNDRHLGIPIQWSMISCAQVIVEYAMENFQADASLGSHFFHNVTSLNIGYFTVPYPRGSSLLDWDWLRRQPEIWRSGCLVHSRVEAPVHIVMDGRRSASAIFKQAPQPVPPEAEDGL from the coding sequence ATGATCAGCCGCGAATTCAACGAGATCTTCCACAAATACGCCACGGACAAGGAAATTTTCCATGACCTGATGCCCCTGCGCGCGCGGGAGATCCTGCTGGTGGCGCCGGCCTTCGACGCCTTCACGCTGGAGCAGGACGGCCTGCTGACGGAGATCCTCTTCGAGGGGTACTACCAGCTCAACATGAGCAACCCGCCGCGGGTGACCAATGTGTCCACCGTCGATGAGGCCCTGGAAAAGTGCGCCAGCCGCCACTTCGACATGATCATCGTCATGAGCCGCCTGGGCCAGGGTGGCCACATCGAGCTGTCCCGTGCCTTGCGCAAGGCCGACGCCAAGATCCCCATCTACCTCCTGCTGAACGACAATGTGGAGGTGGGCGTCATGGACCGGCGGCGCCAGGATCTGCTGCGCCACTACGACCAGATCTTCGTGTGGAACGGCAACTCCGAGATCTTCATGGCCATGGTGAAGTTCATGGAGGACAGCGCGAATGTCCTCAACGACACCCGGGTCGGCCTCACCCGCGTGATCCTGCTGGTGGAGGACAGCATCCGCTACTACTCGCGGTACCTGCCCATCCTCTACAGCGAGATCCTCAAGCAGACCACGCGCCTGGCCAAGGACCAGAATGTGGACCGCATGGCCCGCACCCTGGCCATGCGCGTCCGGCCCAAGGTCATCCTCGCCACCTCGTACGAGGAGGCCATGGCTTTCTGCGACCAGTTCCAGGACTGCCTGCTCTGTGTGATCTCCGACCGCAAGTACCCCAAGGGCGGTGTGCTGGACCGAGAGGCCGGCATCAAGCTGATCCGCGCCCTCAAGGAGCGGATCCCCGACCTGCCCACCCTGCTGCAGTCCTCGGATCCCCTCAAGGAATCCTGGGCCACGGCCCTGAACAGCGGTTTTCTGAACAAGAACTCGTACACGCTGGGCGCCGAGCTTTCCAGCTTCTTCTACGAGCGGCTGGGCTTCGGCGATTTCATCTTCCGCGACAAGCAGGGGGCCGAGATCGCCCGGGCCACCAACATGGAGGACCTGCGGGAGAAGCTGCGCAGCGTGCCCGTGGAAACCCTGGTCTACCACGCCTCCCGCAACCACTTCTCGGCGTGGATCATGGCCCGCGGCGAGGTCCAGGTGGCCAAGGTGCTCGCCAAGTTCCGCATCTCGGACTACCGCGACCCCGAGGAGATGCGCACCTTCCTTATCAATGTGGGCGACTATGTGCAGCGCATGAAGACCCTCGGGAAGGTGGTGCCCCTCACGGACTCCACCCCCAAGGACGAGCCCAACATCCTCCGCCTGGCCGCCGGGTCCATGGGCGGCAAGGGCCGCGGTGTGGCCTTCACGCACTCCCTGCTCTCGCGCCTGGACCTGGAGAGCCAGATCCCCGGGGCGACCATCCGCATCCCGCGGTCGGCGATCATCGGCACCGGGGAGTTCACGGACTTCATCAACCGCCACGACCTCCGGCAGATGCTCCAGGAGGAGGCGGACGACGATGTCATCAAACGCCGGTTCCTCGCAGGCTCCCTCACCCCGGAGCTGATGGCCAAGCTGCGCCTCTTCCTTGCCAAGCACGCGACGGTGCCCCTGGCCGTGCGCTCCTCGGGCCTGCTGGAGGACAGCCTCTCCCATCCCTTCGCGGGCCTCTACAACACCTTCTTCCTGCCCAACAACCACCCGGATCCCGCCGTGCGGGAAGCGCAGCTGGCCGAGGCCATCAAGCTGGTGTACGCCTCCGTCTACTCCAAGGCCTCCCGCTCCTACTTCCAGGCCATCGACTACAAGATCGAGGAGGAGCAGATGGCCATCCTCATCCAGGAGGTGTCGGGCAGCCGCTTCGGCGACCGCTTCTATCCGCACCTCTCCGGGGTGGCCCAATCCTTCAACTACTACCCCGTGGCCTACACCCAGCCCCAGGACGGCATCGCCAACATCGCCGTGGGCCTGGGCAAGTATGTGGTCGAGGGCGGGAAGGCCTACCGCTTCGCGCCGCCCTACCCCGAGATGGACATGCTCCCGCCCAAGGAGCAGCTGCGCACCACCCAGAAGCACTTCTATGCCCTGGACATGAGCCGGACCTCCGTCGACCTCTACGGCGGCGAGGATGGAACCCTCCTCCACCTCGACATTCAGGAAGCGGAGAAGGACGGCGCGTTGCACCACTGCGCCTCCGTCTGGGACTGGAACGACGACCGCATCCACGATGGACTCGACGCGCCGGGGCCGCGCATCGTGAACTTCCGGAACATCCTCAAGTACGATCAGTTCCCCCTGGCTCAGATCCTCCAGCGCCTGCTCGAGCTTGTCCGGGAAGCCATGGAGACACCCGTGGAGATCGAGTTCGCGGTGAACCTCGATCCCGACCCCCAGACTGGAAAGCCCACCTTCACCCTCCTGCAGATCAAGCATCAGCTGCTCGAGAGCGGTGATGTGAACCTCTCGACGGCGGACCTCGATCCGGCGGAGCTCTTCCTCTTCTCGGAACGCTGCGTGGGCAACGGCATCGTGGAGGGCCTGCGGGACATCGTCTGGGTGGACCCCGAGGGCTTCGACAAGTTCGAGACCCCCGCGCTCGCCGCGGAACTGGAAAAGCTCAACGACCGCTTTCGGGCGGAGGCCGGGAAGTATGTCCTCCTCGGCCCCGGGCGCTGGGGCAGCAATGACCGCCACCTGGGCATCCCCATCCAGTGGTCCATGATCTCCTGCGCCCAGGTGATCGTGGAGTACGCCATGGAGAACTTCCAGGCGGACGCCTCGCTGGGCTCCCACTTCTTCCACAATGTGACTTCGCTGAACATCGGCTACTTCACCGTGCCCTACCCCCGCGGCTCCAGCCTCCTGGACTGGGATTGGCTTCGCCGGCAGCCTGAGATCTGGCGCTCGGGCTGCCTCGTCCACAGCCGGGTGGAGGCCCCCGTCCACATCGTCATGGACGGCCGGCGCAGCGCCTCGGCGATCTTCAAGCAGGCGCCCCAGCCCGTTCCGCCGGAGGCCGAGGACGGGTTGTAG
- a CDS encoding PRC-barrel domain-containing protein, whose protein sequence is MSQLILFSNSPVKASSILGTRVVDIHAETLGSIKEIVLDPRTGRVAYVVMSFGGFLSLGEKLFAIPFSSFEYDLTNNQYVLQVPKDRLERAPGFDADHWPSMSDEKWNRDLHTYYGHSPYWE, encoded by the coding sequence ATGAGCCAGCTCATTCTGTTTTCCAATTCGCCCGTGAAAGCTTCCAGCATCCTCGGCACCCGTGTGGTGGACATTCATGCGGAGACGCTGGGCAGCATCAAGGAGATCGTCCTCGACCCCCGGACCGGCCGAGTGGCCTATGTGGTCATGAGCTTCGGGGGCTTCCTCAGCCTGGGGGAAAAGCTGTTCGCCATTCCCTTCAGTTCCTTCGAGTACGACCTGACGAACAACCAGTATGTCCTCCAGGTTCCCAAGGACCGGTTGGAGCGGGCCCCCGGCTTCGATGCGGACCACTGGCCTTCGATGTCGGACGAGAAGTGGAACCGGGATCTCCACACCTACTACGGCCACTCCCCTTACTGGGAATAG
- a CDS encoding BamA/TamA family outer membrane protein — translation MVPATASLAFAAASMPRAWQGYEASQARIGRIVVDIGDVFDLSKPDENTWIGRTANHLHASTREAVIRRALLFSEGERVHERRIYETERLLRALPFVKDAHIDPEVQPDGTLTARVRVRDAWTTQINGGYSQVGGQRAMDFGLDEKNFMGRGKSVAFDLSKDHERSTWGLAYGDPQVFGSRWTLALHTQYLTDGYTRSLKLERPFFALDTPWSTGASLSQIHASLYLYDQGKQVFQAPFIQDEIRLMGAKAVYAANHRAWRLGLALHRADTTYGSITSTALPGPLLAPTLTNRRLRGPALTLSTQKDAFDSFLDLQGMDTPEDYNLAWNGDAELGTYSRAWGSSLAAPFFKVQAARGWSSSSEDLTLVALSWDGRRPATGLENSHLGVSLIRYHKLAPDHILAGMVTVDRAQRPDPETWYYLGGDQGLRGFPNQLHPGDARWTASFNYRLLTDQRWWGLVRLGYSAFVDLGSVRRLDGLGWSRTYSDAGLGLRLGNLKSSLGRVILLSVAVPLNREPYQARWQFTVGNAMRF, via the coding sequence ATGGTTCCCGCGACGGCGAGCCTGGCCTTCGCGGCTGCCTCCATGCCGCGGGCCTGGCAGGGCTACGAGGCCAGCCAGGCCCGCATCGGGCGCATCGTCGTGGACATCGGTGATGTTTTCGACCTCAGCAAGCCCGACGAGAACACCTGGATCGGCCGAACGGCCAACCATCTTCACGCCTCCACGCGGGAAGCGGTGATCCGTCGGGCGCTCCTGTTTTCCGAAGGGGAGCGGGTGCACGAGCGGCGGATCTATGAGACCGAGCGACTGCTGCGCGCCCTGCCCTTCGTCAAGGATGCCCACATCGATCCCGAGGTTCAGCCCGATGGAACCCTCACGGCCCGCGTGCGGGTCCGCGATGCCTGGACCACCCAGATCAATGGGGGCTACTCCCAGGTGGGCGGCCAGCGGGCCATGGACTTCGGCCTCGACGAGAAGAACTTCATGGGCAGGGGCAAGAGCGTCGCCTTCGACCTCTCGAAGGATCACGAGCGCAGCACCTGGGGCCTGGCCTACGGCGACCCGCAGGTCTTCGGCAGCCGCTGGACCCTGGCCCTCCACACCCAGTACCTCACCGATGGCTACACGCGCAGCCTGAAGCTGGAGAGACCCTTCTTCGCCCTGGACACGCCCTGGTCCACGGGGGCCTCGCTGTCCCAGATCCACGCCAGCCTCTACCTGTACGATCAGGGCAAGCAGGTGTTCCAGGCCCCCTTCATCCAGGATGAGATCCGCCTGATGGGCGCCAAGGCTGTCTATGCCGCCAATCATCGGGCGTGGCGGCTGGGTTTGGCCCTGCATCGCGCCGACACCACCTATGGCTCCATCACCAGTACGGCACTCCCCGGCCCTCTCCTCGCGCCCACCCTGACCAATCGCCGCCTGCGAGGTCCCGCCCTCACCCTCTCCACCCAGAAGGATGCCTTCGACAGCTTCCTGGATCTGCAGGGCATGGACACCCCCGAGGACTACAACCTGGCCTGGAATGGCGATGCGGAGCTGGGAACCTACAGTCGGGCCTGGGGCTCCTCCCTGGCTGCCCCGTTCTTCAAGGTCCAGGCCGCCCGGGGCTGGTCCAGCTCCAGCGAGGACCTCACTCTAGTCGCCCTCTCCTGGGATGGTCGGCGGCCCGCCACAGGCCTGGAGAACAGCCACCTGGGTGTTTCGCTGATCCGATACCACAAGCTGGCACCCGACCACATCCTGGCGGGCATGGTGACCGTGGACCGGGCCCAGCGACCCGATCCCGAGACCTGGTACTACCTCGGCGGCGATCAGGGTCTGCGAGGGTTTCCGAACCAGCTGCACCCGGGAGATGCCCGGTGGACCGCCTCGTTCAACTACCGGCTGCTGACGGATCAGCGGTGGTGGGGCCTCGTCCGACTGGGCTACAGCGCCTTCGTGGATCTGGGTTCGGTGCGCCGCCTGGACGGGCTGGGCTGGTCCCGCACCTACTCGGATGCGGGTCTGGGGCTCCGCCTGGGCAATCTGAAGAGCAGCTTGGGTCGCGTCATCCTGCTCAGCGTGGCCGTGCCCTTGAACCGTGAGCCCTACCAGGCGCGCTGGCAGTTCACCGTCGGCAACGCCATGCGCTTCTGA
- the gmk gene encoding guanylate kinase: MIHHPGNVFVVSAPSGAGKSTLAQRLVQSVPDLIFSISFTTRKPRPGEVDGRDYFFIDEDRFDAMVREGGFVEWVQVYGHRYGTGRDWLNGVLATGLDVLLDIETTGALNLRRAIPDARMIFILPPSAAALEQRLRSRGKDSDEQIGIRMRHARHEMELYHAYDYLVMNDDLELAYRQFESIVYATRTSRERMAPVAQRILEGF, encoded by the coding sequence TTGATCCACCATCCCGGCAATGTATTCGTGGTCTCCGCCCCATCGGGGGCGGGCAAGTCCACGCTGGCCCAGCGGCTGGTGCAGAGCGTGCCGGACCTGATCTTCTCCATCTCCTTCACCACGCGGAAGCCGAGGCCGGGCGAAGTCGATGGCCGGGACTACTTCTTCATCGACGAAGACCGCTTCGACGCGATGGTGCGCGAGGGCGGCTTCGTGGAGTGGGTGCAGGTCTACGGCCACCGCTACGGCACGGGCCGGGACTGGCTGAACGGCGTGCTGGCCACGGGCCTGGATGTCCTGCTGGACATCGAGACCACGGGCGCCCTGAACCTGCGGCGGGCCATTCCTGATGCCCGCATGATCTTCATCCTGCCGCCCTCAGCCGCGGCCCTGGAGCAGCGCCTGCGCAGCCGCGGCAAGGATTCCGACGAGCAGATCGGCATCCGCATGCGCCACGCTCGGCACGAGATGGAGCTCTACCACGCCTACGACTACCTGGTGATGAATGATGACCTCGAGCTCGCCTACCGGCAGTTCGAAAGCATCGTCTACGCCACCCGGACCAGCCGGGAGCGCATGGCCCCCGTGGCCCAGAGGATCCTGGAAGGCTTCTAG
- a CDS encoding S41 family peptidase, with translation MARFVKRNWMWMVMAVTVAVAGPLLARTNGEGARQRSLETLTEVMDLVQKQSPEPPAPRQLTHATIQGMLHTLDPHSNYMDESEFRLLREEQKGSFFGIGAIIQQHDQGIAIISPMKGGPAERLGVRSGDIIKEIDGANTEGMSSNAALQKLRGEKGTLVEIAVQRTGVPDLLRFSIPRAEVPTNSVYYSFMLNPTTGFILIKDFGETTSEEFEKAVTTLKKQGMKQLILDLRQNGGGVLDAAIGICRQLLGPDQLIVSQKGRDGRDENQTRTSKGAQLDPFPLVILINRGSASASEIVTGAVQDHDRGLVVGQTSWGKGLVQSVVTINRSRGLLLTTARYYTPSGRSIQRDYTHGLDDYYNPEDEKDTKPQGPAFKTDLGRTVYGGGGINPDYSIPSVKFSDFMVNLRFRHSAFFRYAVHEKEHFGIKPGQHADEIVMARFRAWALEQKLPITDQEWEANLAAMQEQLSIEMQNVAFGIEAGFKIQCEKDPAILRALEVMPEAEALLHKKQLTTRATPTTVATLR, from the coding sequence ATGGCCCGTTTCGTCAAGCGCAATTGGATGTGGATGGTCATGGCGGTCACCGTCGCCGTGGCGGGCCCGCTGCTGGCCCGGACCAACGGTGAGGGCGCGCGGCAGCGCAGCCTCGAGACCCTGACCGAAGTCATGGATCTGGTGCAGAAGCAGAGCCCCGAGCCGCCCGCCCCCCGGCAGCTCACCCACGCCACCATCCAGGGCATGCTGCACACGCTGGATCCCCACTCGAACTACATGGACGAGAGCGAGTTCCGCCTGCTCCGCGAAGAGCAGAAGGGCTCCTTCTTCGGCATCGGCGCCATCATCCAGCAGCACGACCAGGGCATCGCCATCATCAGCCCCATGAAGGGCGGCCCGGCCGAGCGCCTGGGCGTGCGCTCCGGCGACATCATCAAGGAGATCGACGGCGCCAACACGGAGGGCATGAGCTCCAATGCGGCCCTCCAGAAGCTGCGCGGCGAAAAGGGCACCCTGGTGGAGATCGCCGTCCAGCGCACCGGCGTCCCCGACCTGCTCCGCTTCTCCATCCCCCGGGCCGAGGTGCCCACCAACAGCGTCTACTACAGCTTCATGCTGAACCCCACCACGGGCTTCATCCTCATCAAGGACTTCGGCGAGACCACCTCGGAGGAGTTCGAGAAGGCCGTGACCACCCTGAAGAAGCAGGGCATGAAGCAGCTCATCCTCGACTTGAGGCAAAACGGCGGAGGCGTGCTCGATGCGGCCATCGGCATCTGCCGCCAGCTTCTCGGCCCCGACCAGCTCATCGTGAGCCAGAAGGGCCGTGACGGCCGGGACGAGAACCAGACCCGCACCAGCAAGGGCGCCCAGCTCGACCCGTTCCCCCTGGTCATCCTCATCAACCGGGGCTCGGCCAGCGCCAGCGAGATCGTCACCGGCGCCGTGCAGGATCACGACCGGGGCCTCGTCGTGGGCCAGACCAGCTGGGGCAAGGGCCTCGTCCAGAGCGTGGTGACCATCAACCGCTCCCGGGGCCTCCTGCTCACCACGGCTCGCTACTACACGCCTTCAGGCCGCAGCATCCAGCGGGACTACACGCACGGCCTGGACGACTACTACAATCCCGAGGACGAAAAGGACACCAAGCCTCAGGGACCGGCCTTCAAGACCGACCTGGGCCGCACGGTCTACGGCGGGGGCGGCATCAACCCCGACTACTCGATCCCCTCCGTCAAGTTCAGCGACTTCATGGTCAACCTCCGCTTCCGCCACTCGGCCTTCTTCCGCTACGCCGTGCACGAGAAGGAGCACTTCGGCATCAAGCCCGGCCAGCATGCGGACGAGATCGTCATGGCCCGCTTCCGCGCCTGGGCTCTGGAACAGAAGCTGCCGATCACCGATCAGGAGTGGGAGGCCAACCTCGCCGCCATGCAGGAACAGCTCTCCATCGAGATGCAGAATGTGGCCTTCGGCATCGAGGCGGGCTTCAAGATCCAGTGCGAGAAGGACCCCGCCATCCTCCGGGCCCTGGAGGTGATGCCGGAGGCCGAGGCCCTGCTCCACAAGAAGCAGCTCACCACCCGCGCTACCCCCACGACGGTCGCCACCCTCCGCTGA
- a CDS encoding HD domain-containing phosphohydrolase, with translation MIKLSEILQGKILIVDDQEANVLLLERMLRDAGYGSLSSTMDPTRVRDLHAQWAYDLILLDLRMPGMDGFQVMEALQRDAPGGYLPVLVITAQPDQKLRALKAGAKDFVTKPFDLAEVLARVHNFLEVRLLHKELGRQNEVLEQRVAERTLELQHSYLEAIFSMTRAAEHRDKETGAHVQRISYYCRELAGVLGMDEAFIDQIFFASPMHDIGKIGIPDQVLLKRGSLSLDEWALMREHPRMGSDILGNSLSPYLKMGAEIALYHHERWDGSGYPSGARGAVVPLAARLMNICDVYDALRSRRPYKPALDHPTVMTIITQGDGRTRPGHFDPMILDAFRSHHHRFRDTFHAFAETEGGPGLAAGEAMHF, from the coding sequence ATGATCAAGCTCTCCGAGATCCTCCAGGGCAAGATCCTCATCGTGGACGATCAGGAGGCCAATGTCCTCCTGCTGGAGCGCATGCTCCGGGATGCAGGATACGGTTCCCTCAGCTCGACCATGGACCCGACCAGGGTGCGTGACCTGCATGCCCAATGGGCCTACGACCTGATCCTCCTGGACCTCCGGATGCCGGGGATGGACGGCTTCCAGGTCATGGAAGCGCTTCAGCGGGACGCCCCGGGCGGCTACCTGCCCGTACTGGTCATCACCGCCCAACCGGATCAGAAGCTGCGGGCCCTCAAGGCCGGCGCCAAGGACTTCGTGACCAAACCCTTCGATCTCGCCGAGGTCCTGGCCCGGGTCCACAACTTCCTGGAGGTGCGCCTGCTGCATAAGGAGCTGGGCCGGCAGAACGAGGTGCTGGAACAGCGGGTGGCCGAGCGGACCCTGGAGCTGCAGCACAGCTACCTGGAAGCCATCTTCTCCATGACCCGCGCCGCGGAGCATCGGGACAAGGAGACCGGTGCCCATGTCCAGCGCATCAGCTACTACTGCCGGGAGTTGGCTGGCGTGCTGGGCATGGATGAGGCGTTCATCGACCAGATCTTCTTCGCCAGTCCCATGCATGACATCGGGAAGATCGGCATCCCGGATCAGGTGCTGCTCAAGCGGGGCAGCCTCTCCCTGGATGAGTGGGCCCTCATGCGGGAGCATCCCCGGATGGGCTCGGACATCCTGGGGAACAGCCTCTCCCCCTACCTCAAGATGGGGGCCGAGATCGCCCTGTATCACCATGAACGCTGGGATGGCAGCGGATACCCGAGTGGCGCCAGGGGGGCGGTGGTTCCCTTGGCGGCGCGGCTGATGAACATCTGTGATGTCTACGATGCCCTGCGCAGCCGTCGCCCCTACAAGCCCGCCCTCGACCACCCGACGGTCATGACGATCATCACGCAGGGGGATGGCCGGACCCGTCCTGGCCACTTCGACCCCATGATCCTCGATGCCTTCCGAAGCCATCACCACCGCTTCCGGGACACCTTCCATGCCTTTGCGGAGACGGAAGGTGGTCCTGGGCTGGCAGCTGGCGAGGCCATGCACTTCTGA
- a CDS encoding acyl-CoA dehydrogenase family protein: MDVTLPEHVEALRQEVRRFAEKEIRPHVMTWDEAKTFPMAVVKQLGEMGMMGIIFPEEYGGAGMGYLEYAVVVEELSRVDGSVGITIAAHNSLCSNHIFAMGSEAQKQKYLKPLASGQALGAWGLTEPGSGSDAGSLRTSAKKEGSHYILNGTKTFITHGTVGDIFVVMARTRPAEPGRSSADGISAFVLEKGMNGFRAGKQENKLGLRASDTSELILEDVKVPEANLLGEDGLGFKQAMKTLDGGRISIGALGLGMAQGAFEEAVRYSKIRYTFGKPLADHQGIQFKLADMGTEIEAARLLIYRAAGLKDQGLPYAKAASMAKLYSSEVACRVANEAVQILGGYGYTKDYPVEKYYRDVKLCTIGEGTSEIQRTVIARYLQSEY, from the coding sequence ATGGATGTCACGCTCCCCGAGCATGTTGAAGCCCTGCGCCAGGAAGTGCGCAGGTTCGCGGAAAAGGAGATCCGCCCCCATGTCATGACCTGGGACGAGGCCAAGACCTTCCCCATGGCCGTGGTGAAGCAGCTGGGTGAGATGGGCATGATGGGCATCATCTTTCCCGAGGAGTACGGCGGCGCCGGCATGGGCTACCTGGAATACGCCGTGGTGGTGGAGGAGCTCTCCCGGGTGGACGGGTCCGTGGGCATCACCATCGCCGCGCACAACAGCCTGTGCAGCAACCACATCTTCGCGATGGGCAGCGAGGCTCAGAAACAGAAGTATCTGAAGCCCCTCGCCAGCGGCCAGGCCCTCGGCGCCTGGGGGCTCACCGAGCCGGGCTCCGGCAGCGACGCGGGTTCGCTCCGCACCTCCGCCAAGAAGGAAGGCTCGCACTACATCCTGAACGGCACCAAGACCTTCATCACCCACGGCACCGTGGGCGACATCTTCGTGGTGATGGCCCGCACCCGCCCCGCCGAGCCCGGCCGCAGCAGCGCCGACGGCATCAGCGCCTTCGTGCTGGAGAAGGGCATGAACGGCTTCCGGGCCGGCAAGCAGGAGAACAAGCTGGGCCTCCGGGCCAGCGACACCTCCGAGCTGATCCTCGAGGATGTGAAAGTGCCCGAGGCCAACCTTCTGGGCGAGGACGGCCTGGGCTTCAAGCAGGCCATGAAGACCCTCGACGGCGGACGCATCAGCATCGGAGCCCTGGGTCTCGGCATGGCGCAGGGCGCCTTCGAGGAGGCCGTGCGCTATAGCAAGATCCGCTACACCTTCGGCAAGCCCCTGGCCGATCACCAGGGCATCCAATTCAAGCTGGCGGACATGGGCACAGAGATCGAGGCCGCCCGCCTGCTCATCTACCGCGCCGCTGGTCTGAAGGACCAGGGTCTGCCCTACGCCAAGGCCGCCAGCATGGCCAAGCTCTACAGCTCCGAGGTGGCCTGCCGCGTGGCCAACGAGGCGGTGCAGATCCTCGGCGGCTACGGCTACACCAAGGACTACCCGGTGGAGAAGTACTACCGGGATGTGAAGCTCTGCACCATCGGCGAAGGCACCAGCGAGATCCAGCGCACCGTCATCGCCCGCTACCTGCAATCCGAATACTGA